In Papaver somniferum cultivar HN1 chromosome 1, ASM357369v1, whole genome shotgun sequence, a genomic segment contains:
- the LOC113336028 gene encoding uncharacterized protein LOC113336028, translated as MATAKPFTNNIFHFFLFFFVFTAVVIQGLAATARRVETLSHHQQRTAVVPHSSASLRELNLKGVRDGWSKKRNSRRLMIGSTAPTCTYNECRGCKFRCRAEQIPVDANDPVNSAYHYRCVCHR; from the exons ATGGCTACTGCTAAACCCTTCACCAACAACATCTTccatttctttctcttcttcttcgtctttacaGCAGTCGTCATACAAG GTCTTGCAGCAACGGCTCGTCGAGTAGAAACTCTTTCTCACCATCAACAGCGAACGGCAGTAGTTCCTCATTCTTCTGCTTCTCTTCGAGAACTAAACTTAAAG GGTGTAAGAGACGGATGGAGTAAGAAGAGAAATTCAAGAAGATTGATGATAGGATCTACAGCTCCAACTTGTACTTACAATGAATGTAGAGGTTGTAAATTTAGGTGCAGAGCTGAACAAATTCCAGTGGATGCAAATGACCCTGTTAATAGTGCTTATCACTATAGATGTGTTTGTCACAGGTAA